One genomic window of Quercus lobata isolate SW786 chromosome 9, ValleyOak3.0 Primary Assembly, whole genome shotgun sequence includes the following:
- the LOC115960640 gene encoding UDP-glycosyltransferase 74F2-like has protein sequence MEKVTNNAYKAHCLVLSYPTQGHLNPMLEFSKRLEHKGVKVTLVTTRSMSKTIHKEASSIALETISDGFDEGGIAHAESIQAYLERFWQVGSQTLAELLEKLSSSSSSSGNPVDCIVYDAFLPWALDVAKKFGLVGAVFFTQSCAVDNIYYHVHKGLLKLPLSEPEILLPGLPPLQPQDMPSLIYDLNTYPAFFDMLVSQFSNVDKADWVLCNTLYELEPEVVDWMTEIWPLRTIGPTIPSMYLDKRIEDDKDYGFCIFEPNSDACMKWLNDHAKGSVIYVSFGSLAALNAEQMEELAWGLRMSNSYFLWVVRASEEAKLPKNFVEETSEKGLVVHWCPQLEVLTHEAVGCFVTHCGWNSTLEALSFGVPMVAVPQWTDQPTNAKYIMDVWKMGLKAPADENGLVKREAIENCIKEIMEGERGKEIVKNAYRWKTLAKEAVDQGGSSDKNIEEFVTKLVHS, from the exons ATGGAGAAGGTAACGAATAATGCCTACAAAGCTCATTGTTTGGTGTTATCCTATCCAACCCAAGGCCACCTTAATCCTATGCTCGAGTTCTCCAAGCGTTTGGAGCACAAAGGAGTCAAAGTTACTCTAGTTACCACACGCTCCATGTCCAAAACCATTCACAAAGAAGCTAGCTCCATTGCCCTAGAGACCATCTCTGATGGCTTTGATGAAGGTGGGATTGCTCATGCAGAGAGCATCCAGGCCTATTTGGAGCGATTTTGGCAAGTGGGGTCACAAACTCTGGCTGAGCTCCTTGAGAAGCTTTCTAGTTCTAGTTCTAGTTCAGGCAACCCTGTTGATTGTATTGTTTATGATGCTTTCTTGCCTTGGGCTCTCGACGTAGCCAAAAAGTTTGGCTTAGTTGGTGCTGTTTTTTTCACTCAATCTTGTGCTGTTGATAATATATACTACCATGTCCATAAGGGGTTGCTCAAACTCCCTCTTTCAGAGCCAGAAATTTTGCTTCCAGGGTTGCCACCACTTCAACCTCAGGACATGCCATCTTTAATTTATGATTTAAACACCTACCCAGCTTTCTTTGATATGCTTGTTAGCCAATTTTCCAATGTTGATAAAGCTGATTGGGTCCTTTGCAACACGTTATATGAGCTGGAGCCAGAG GTAGTGGATTGGATGACAGAGATATGGCCATTGAGAACTATAGGACCAACCATTCCATCTATGTACTTAGATAAGCGGATTGAAGATGACAAAGACTATGGTTTCTGCATCTTCGAACCAAACAGCGATGCTTGCATGAAATGGCTAAATGATCATGCAAAAGGATCTGTTATTTATGTATCTTTCGGGAGTTTGGCCGCTCTTAATGCTGAGCAAATGGAAGAACTAGCTTGGGGTTTGAGAATGAGCAACAGTTACTTCTTGTGGGTGGTAAGAGCATCTGAAGAGGCAAAGCTCCCCAAAAACTTTGTGGAAGAGACTTCAGAGAAAGGACTTGTGGTTCATTGGTGTCCCCAGCTCGAGGTATTAACACATGAGGCAGTGGGATGCTTTGTGACACATTGTGGATGGAACTCTACTTTGGAAGCTCTTAGCTTTGGTGTTCCAATGGTTGCAGTGCCACAATGGACAGATCAACCAACAAATGCAAAGTATATTATGGATGTTTGGAAGATGGGACTTAAAGCTCCAGCCGATGAGAATGGGTTAGTCAAGAGAGAAGCAATAGAAAATTGCATAAAGGAAATAATGgaaggggagagagggaaagagattGTGAAAAATGCATACAGATGGAAGACATTGGCCAAAGAAGCTGTTGACCAAGGTGGAAGTTCTGATAAAAACATTGAAGAGTTTGTAACTAAGTTGGTTCACTCCTAA